Within the Burkholderia ubonensis genome, the region AAACGCTCGACACCCTGATTCAATGCTGTTGCAATCCCCAGATTTCGTCCGTTCGCGATGTACTCGATCTCCGGATCAAGTCCGAGAAGGCCCGCATTGTGGTTGCCCTCCGTATTGTCCACAACGATGCAATCGCCAAAACCAACGAGGCGATTCGCATTACGTATGCAATCAGCATTGGGACGATAAAAGACGACGACAATGCCGGTCTTTTGGGAGGAAACGGAACACTCGGTCATTCGATCAATCACCGAGACAAAGGCCCAGCGCCTCGTCCCATGCAGGCATGTGCAGACCAAATACCGTGGATATCTTCGCCGCGCTCATTCTGGAATTAGATGGTCGCGCAGCGGGTGTCGGGTATTCGCGCGAGGAGATCGGCACCACCACCGTATCGGCATGATTGCCATCACGCTGAAGAATTGCCTTCGCAAAGCCACACCACGACGTCTCACCTGCTGCAGTAAGGTGGTAAACACCCGAGCGCTCCCGCCACCATTGGGAGCTGTTTGCAGCGATGCCTTGCGAAATAATCTGCCCAGTTGCCTCTGCAATTGTCCGAGACCAGGTCGGCGCACCGATCTGATCATCCACCACCTTCAACTCTGGACGTTCAGCGGCAAGTCGCTGCATCGTCAGCAGGAAGTTCTTACCCCGCCGCCCGTAAACCCAGCTCGTACGCAAGATCAGGTGAGCACAAGCTGCCGCGGCAATACCGAGCTCGCCGGCGAGTTTGCTCTTCCCGTAGACATTTTGTGGGTTCGGCTGATCGTCTTCGACATAGGGTCCGGCTTTCTGCCCGTCGAAAACATAGTCGGTCGAATAATGGACAAGCACCGCACCCAGCGACGCCGCCTCTTGAGCAAGGGTCGCAGGTAGCTCCGCATTGATGCGCATTGCCATCACTTCATCAGTCTCGGCCCGATCCACTGCGGTATAGGCAGCTGGATTGACGATGATTGAGGGCGCGGTTCTCCGGATGAATTCACGCACGCGCGCGAGGTCGGACAGGTCGAGAGTAGCGCGATCGCAAGGCACAACATGCCCTAGGCACTGAAGAGTGCGCTGGAGTTCGAAGCCAACCTGTCCGCTCACGCCCGTGACAACAATTGTCGGCTTATTCACAATACCTCTCACGCGAAAACGTCCGCTTCGCTCAAAGGCCGGCCCGCCAGATCTTTCGCTGCCAGCTTGGGCTGAAAGTCGATTGGCCACTCGATACCAATTTCCGGGTCATTCCACGCTATGCTGCGCTCATGCTCCGGGTACCAGTAATCGGTGGTCTTGTACTGGAAATCCGCCGTTTCCGATAACACAACGAATCCATGCGCGAAGCCCGGCGGAATCCAAAGCTGGTGAAAATTCGACGCGCTGAGGACAGCGCCGACCCATTTCCCGAAGGTAGGCGAACTTTTCCTAATGTCTACAGCGACAT harbors:
- the rfbD gene encoding dTDP-4-dehydrorhamnose reductase, which translates into the protein MVNKPTIVVTGVSGQVGFELQRTLQCLGHVVPCDRATLDLSDLARVREFIRRTAPSIIVNPAAYTAVDRAETDEVMAMRINAELPATLAQEAASLGAVLVHYSTDYVFDGQKAGPYVEDDQPNPQNVYGKSKLAGELGIAAAACAHLILRTSWVYGRRGKNFLLTMQRLAAERPELKVVDDQIGAPTWSRTIAEATGQIISQGIAANSSQWWRERSGVYHLTAAGETSWCGFAKAILQRDGNHADTVVVPISSREYPTPAARPSNSRMSAAKISTVFGLHMPAWDEALGLCLGD
- the rfbC gene encoding dTDP-4-dehydrorhamnose 3,5-epimerase produces the protein MGIEVKATAIPDVKLIVPRVFGDARGFFLESFNAREFSEKLGVDAPFVQDNHSRSTKGVLRGLHYQIEHSQGKLVRVVDGEVFDVAVDIRKSSPTFGKWVGAVLSASNFHQLWIPPGFAHGFVVLSETADFQYKTTDYWYPEHERSIAWNDPEIGIEWPIDFQPKLAAKDLAGRPLSEADVFA